One window of Chloroflexus aggregans DSM 9485 genomic DNA carries:
- a CDS encoding DUF2905 domain-containing protein has product MTELGRWLIGTGVVLIVIGLIVLAAGRLPWLGRLPGDILIERDNLTIFIPLGTMLVVSLVLTVIANVIARWWR; this is encoded by the coding sequence ATGACCGAGTTAGGACGGTGGTTAATCGGTACCGGTGTTGTCTTGATCGTCATCGGTCTCATTGTACTGGCCGCCGGTCGATTGCCGTGGCTGGGTCGCCTACCCGGCGATATCCTGATCGAGCGGGATAATCTAACCATCTTCATTCCGTTGGGCACCATGCTGGTCGTGAGTTTGGTCTTGACCGTCATCGCTAACGTGATCGCACGCTGGTGGCGTTGA